One Oceanicoccus sagamiensis genomic region harbors:
- a CDS encoding enoyl-CoA hydratase/isomerase family protein, producing the protein MKILPDTDKLLLEQSDNWLTIWFNRPESRNALSEGLTDDLCAVLNAVRDDQGCRGITLRGKGGVFCAGGDLKNFKAGFQGGEQSQADIEAASRAAGEMFDLINEMPQVVVILVEGAAMAGGLGMVCIADIVAVTRDAKFAMTETTLGIPPAQIAPFVVQRLGLSSARRLMLTASRFNGEEAGRLGLADFVVDDASGLDQVEADIKQQVKRCAPGANAVTKEVVLATRHLNREEMVDFAAKGFAACMLSDEGREGVASFFEKRKPYWSVKH; encoded by the coding sequence GTGAAAATACTACCCGATACAGACAAGCTGTTGTTAGAGCAAAGCGACAACTGGCTAACCATTTGGTTTAACCGTCCTGAAAGCCGCAATGCCTTATCCGAAGGGCTTACCGATGATCTCTGCGCGGTATTAAATGCCGTGCGCGATGATCAGGGCTGCCGGGGTATTACCCTGCGTGGCAAAGGTGGAGTGTTTTGTGCCGGTGGTGATTTAAAAAACTTTAAAGCGGGATTTCAGGGCGGTGAGCAATCACAGGCTGATATAGAAGCGGCTAGCCGTGCAGCAGGTGAGATGTTTGACCTGATCAATGAAATGCCACAAGTCGTAGTGATTTTGGTGGAAGGTGCCGCTATGGCCGGTGGCCTTGGTATGGTGTGTATCGCCGATATTGTTGCTGTCACCCGTGATGCAAAATTTGCCATGACGGAAACCACATTGGGTATTCCTCCCGCGCAGATAGCACCGTTTGTGGTGCAGCGTTTGGGTTTAAGTAGTGCCAGGCGATTAATGTTAACGGCCTCTCGGTTTAATGGTGAAGAAGCAGGGCGCTTGGGCTTGGCTGATTTTGTGGTCGATGATGCATCAGGCTTGGATCAAGTCGAGGCGGATATTAAGCAACAAGTTAAACGCTGCGCTCCCGGTGCCAATGCGGTTACCAAAGAAGTGGTGCTGGCCACGCGTCATTTAAACCGTGAAGAGATGGTGGACTTTGCTGCCAAAGGTTTTGCCGCTTGTATGCTTTCCGATGAAGGGCGTGAAGGTGTCGCCTCGTTTTTTGAAAAACGCAAACCCTATTGGTCGGTAAAACACTAA
- a CDS encoding acetyl/propionyl/methylcrotonyl-CoA carboxylase subunit alpha → MRRFNSILVANRGEIAVRVISTAKQLGYRTVAVYSEADADAIHVKMADDAIAIGPSPANESYLVIDNILAAAKAAGAEAIHPGYGFLSENAEFAKACEQADLVFIGPSAESIALMGNKAEAKRHMIKAQVPCVPGYEEKDQTDEVLMAAAENIGYPIMAKAAAGGGGRGMSLVHKAEDLVEALRSARSVALNSFGSDEMILEKAIINPRHVEIQIFADTQGNVIHLGERDCSVQRRHQKVVEEAPCPVMSDKLRESMGAAAVEAARAINYRGAGTVEFLLDDQGHFYFLEMNTRLQVEHPVTELITGQDLVAMQIQVAQGQALSLSQQDIQFNGHAMEVRLYAEDPAKGFLPRTGQIALWQAAVGEGVRIDSGIDSGQAISPYYDPMLAKVIAWGPDRETARHRLMAALKNTLLFGTTSNKRFLIDILERETFAKGLATTAFIDQEFSKADLKNSSVSTNTAAIAAVIQYALEQQQAMQASLNVADDLLNWSSTGHMASRYVYQFAKQSFDLLVSPTATNCYQVALNDQALVLELLNLGENTARLRINGVGQTVYFLMPEPGVLLLSVEGANIECRNELAFSASAEAVAGDGQLLAPMHGVMQELLVSVGDAVKQGQRVAVVEAMKMQHDIVADIDGTIEAVAVAEGSQVAANDILIAIAGC, encoded by the coding sequence ATGAGACGCTTTAATAGCATATTGGTCGCCAATCGTGGCGAAATAGCCGTCAGGGTAATATCGACCGCGAAGCAGCTTGGTTATCGTACCGTAGCGGTTTACTCAGAAGCAGATGCCGACGCCATCCATGTAAAAATGGCGGACGATGCCATTGCCATTGGTCCTTCGCCAGCCAATGAAAGTTATTTGGTGATCGATAATATTTTAGCAGCAGCCAAGGCGGCCGGTGCTGAAGCGATTCACCCCGGCTATGGCTTTTTGTCAGAGAATGCTGAGTTTGCCAAAGCTTGTGAGCAGGCAGATTTGGTTTTTATTGGTCCCAGTGCTGAATCCATTGCATTGATGGGTAATAAGGCTGAAGCCAAGCGCCACATGATTAAAGCGCAGGTTCCCTGTGTGCCGGGTTATGAAGAAAAGGATCAAACGGACGAGGTGTTGATGGCTGCGGCTGAGAATATTGGCTATCCCATTATGGCAAAAGCGGCTGCCGGTGGTGGTGGCCGTGGGATGAGTCTGGTACATAAAGCCGAAGATTTAGTCGAAGCGTTACGCTCGGCACGCTCAGTGGCGTTAAATAGTTTTGGCTCCGACGAGATGATTTTGGAAAAAGCCATTATCAATCCCCGCCATGTTGAAATTCAGATATTCGCCGATACCCAAGGCAATGTGATTCATTTAGGTGAGCGTGATTGCTCGGTACAACGTCGCCACCAGAAAGTTGTTGAAGAAGCACCGTGCCCGGTAATGAGCGACAAATTACGTGAATCCATGGGAGCGGCGGCGGTAGAGGCAGCGAGGGCGATTAATTATCGCGGTGCAGGTACCGTCGAATTTTTACTGGATGATCAGGGTCATTTTTATTTTCTGGAAATGAATACCCGCTTGCAGGTTGAACACCCGGTCACGGAGCTGATTACCGGCCAGGATTTGGTAGCGATGCAAATTCAGGTAGCGCAGGGTCAGGCCCTGTCGCTATCGCAGCAGGATATTCAATTCAATGGCCATGCTATGGAAGTGCGCCTGTATGCAGAAGATCCGGCCAAGGGCTTTTTACCCCGTACCGGCCAGATCGCTCTCTGGCAGGCAGCTGTGGGTGAAGGGGTGCGTATTGATAGCGGCATCGATAGTGGTCAGGCAATATCCCCTTACTATGATCCCATGTTGGCCAAGGTGATTGCCTGGGGGCCAGATCGTGAAACGGCCAGACATCGTTTAATGGCCGCATTAAAGAATACCCTGCTGTTCGGTACCACCAGTAATAAGCGTTTTTTGATTGATATACTGGAACGAGAAACCTTTGCTAAAGGGCTGGCCACCACGGCCTTTATTGATCAGGAATTTTCCAAGGCTGATTTAAAAAACTCATCTGTCAGTACTAACACCGCCGCTATAGCTGCGGTGATTCAGTATGCTCTGGAGCAGCAGCAGGCAATGCAGGCTAGCCTGAATGTGGCCGATGATTTATTAAATTGGTCAAGTACCGGGCATATGGCTAGCCGCTATGTTTATCAGTTTGCCAAGCAGTCCTTTGATCTATTGGTAAGTCCTACAGCCACTAATTGCTATCAGGTTGCGCTTAATGATCAGGCGCTAGTCTTAGAGTTACTTAATCTCGGAGAGAACACTGCCAGGCTGCGGATTAATGGCGTGGGTCAAACGGTTTATTTTCTAATGCCGGAGCCGGGTGTGTTATTACTCTCAGTTGAAGGGGCGAATATTGAATGTCGCAATGAGTTGGCCTTCTCTGCCAGTGCGGAAGCAGTTGCTGGTGACGGTCAATTACTGGCCCCTATGCACGGGGTTATGCAGGAGTTGCTGGTTAGCGTTGGCGATGCCGTTAAACAGGGCCAGCGTGTTGCCGTAGTAGAAGCCATGAAAATGCAGCATGATATAGTGGCAGATATCGATGGTACGATAGAGGCAGTGGCCGTGGCGGAAGGCAGTCAGGTTGCTGCTAACGATATATTAATAGCGATTGCCGGCTGCTAA
- a CDS encoding AMP-binding protein, which translates to MVYDPRIPAKEQCVLAYQLERWASERPEQTAVVFYGGESWSWQTLLAMTQRTACALQSLGVSKGDHVLSWQPNNKQALLTWFGLNYLGAVYVPINTAYKGSLLQHVVQLSDARLMICHADLAPRLNAIETGGLQDVIVTHDKVDLTALNTLPESALIAHQPLSQPPELIEPWDTQYIIFTSGTTGPSKAVLSSYLQGYSMGPEAHPYVDSDDRSLINMPLFHAGGTIYVIMTLANGGSCFIDSHFKTDEFWSTINDYQITSTCLVAAMIPFLLKLPPSDKDKNHSLKKALCVPWNDDGRAVGLRYGIDMRTCFNMTEISGPLVSDSFPEKNGTCGKVRAGVEARVVDENDCEVAPGVTGELVLRTDRPWSMNHGYYKNPPATAEAWRNGWFHTGDGFKYDKEGYFYFVDRIKDAIRRRGENISSFEVENEVTAFPQVREAAAIAVPSELSEDDVMIVVSALAGNTVEPLALFEFLQQRVAYFMLPRFIRIVDELPKTPTQKIKKHLLKEAGVTDDTWDREAAGIVVKRDQLS; encoded by the coding sequence ATGGTTTATGACCCGCGCATCCCAGCAAAAGAACAGTGTGTACTGGCCTACCAGTTAGAGCGGTGGGCTAGCGAGCGCCCTGAGCAAACGGCGGTGGTGTTCTATGGCGGTGAAAGTTGGTCTTGGCAAACTCTGTTAGCCATGACCCAGCGCACAGCCTGCGCCCTGCAATCTTTAGGCGTCAGCAAAGGTGATCATGTACTCAGTTGGCAGCCTAATAATAAGCAGGCGTTGCTGACCTGGTTTGGTTTAAATTATCTGGGCGCTGTCTATGTTCCGATTAATACCGCTTACAAAGGTAGTTTGTTGCAGCATGTGGTTCAACTGTCAGATGCACGGCTAATGATTTGTCATGCTGATTTAGCACCGAGACTTAATGCGATTGAAACGGGTGGATTACAGGATGTGATTGTCACTCACGATAAGGTTGATTTAACCGCGCTTAATACTTTGCCGGAATCTGCCCTAATCGCTCACCAACCGCTCTCACAGCCCCCTGAGCTTATTGAACCCTGGGATACGCAATATATTATTTTTACTTCGGGCACCACCGGGCCCTCTAAAGCGGTTTTATCCTCGTATTTGCAAGGCTATTCAATGGGTCCCGAGGCTCACCCTTATGTGGATAGTGATGATCGCTCTCTGATTAATATGCCGCTGTTTCATGCTGGCGGTACCATCTATGTCATTATGACTCTGGCCAATGGTGGCTCCTGTTTTATTGATAGCCATTTTAAAACCGATGAATTCTGGTCGACCATTAATGATTATCAAATTACCTCGACCTGTTTAGTAGCCGCTATGATTCCTTTTTTATTAAAACTACCTCCTAGCGATAAGGACAAAAACCATAGCTTGAAAAAAGCCCTCTGCGTACCCTGGAATGACGATGGTCGTGCGGTTGGTTTGCGTTACGGTATTGATATGCGTACTTGTTTTAATATGACGGAAATATCAGGTCCTTTAGTATCTGATTCTTTTCCTGAAAAAAACGGTACCTGCGGTAAAGTTCGGGCAGGTGTTGAAGCGCGTGTCGTTGATGAAAATGATTGTGAAGTCGCGCCGGGTGTCACAGGGGAATTGGTATTGCGCACCGACCGCCCCTGGTCGATGAATCATGGCTATTATAAAAATCCGCCAGCGACTGCTGAGGCCTGGCGCAATGGCTGGTTTCATACCGGTGATGGCTTTAAATACGATAAAGAGGGCTACTTTTACTTTGTTGATAGAATCAAGGATGCTATCCGTCGGCGCGGTGAAAATATTTCTTCCTTTGAAGTCGAGAATGAAGTCACCGCTTTTCCTCAGGTAAGGGAAGCTGCTGCGATAGCAGTGCCCAGTGAGTTAAGTGAAGATGATGTTATGATTGTGGTGTCAGCGCTAGCGGGTAATACGGTAGAGCCGCTGGCATTATTTGAGTTTCTGCAGCAGCGAGTGGCCTATTTTATGTTGCCGAGATTTATTCGTATTGTTGATGAGTTGCCAAAAACCCCAACCCAAAAAATAAAAAAACATCTGCTGAAAGAAGCGGGTGTGACCGACGATACCTGGGACCGTGAAGCAGCAGGTATTGTGGTTAAACGAGATCAGTTGTCCTAG
- a CDS encoding acyl-CoA carboxylase subunit beta produces the protein MSDEITSRDLLQQLEEARASITDQQRPDAVAKRREQGMGTARERVQQLLDADSFREVGGLVGPDRSNALSRDLEAPADGAVTGSGKIGGREVSVVSQDFTVLGGSIGTHADHKMGRLINRAADRGQPLVMMLEGGGHRIQDGMNAAHFAAASPVFHLISRLSGWVPNVTAIMGQGFAGPTAYASLSDFVVLVREKSTMGIAGPALVKAGTGQEISKEALGGARRQADQQGIADLAVDTEEECLQAIQQFLSYLPSNAGEPLPIIPCDDPIDRRDDKLLDLVTANSRKVYDMRKVIKVIADKGSVFEIKPGFAKNMLTCLARMNGRPVGFFANQPMQKGGILDAAACEKAAHFIALCDAFGVPLVSLIDIPGIAIGPAAEDTGLGRRSGRLFYEMGIATVPLISVVLRKGYGGGYYAMGGGRGFDADAAFAWPTAEICAMSIEGAVDVAYKKKYQSADDPDTERQHMIDDIKGQTGALDAAHDFGIDDVIDPRETRQRIIEVLASCLPRRPDRSPPRVRSISPV, from the coding sequence ATGTCTGATGAAATAACATCACGGGACTTACTACAACAGTTAGAGGAAGCGCGTGCCTCAATAACAGACCAGCAAAGACCGGATGCGGTGGCTAAGCGCCGCGAGCAGGGTATGGGGACCGCAAGAGAGCGTGTGCAGCAATTGTTGGACGCCGATAGCTTTCGGGAAGTCGGTGGTTTGGTCGGCCCTGATCGCAGCAATGCCCTAAGTCGAGATTTAGAGGCTCCTGCTGATGGGGCGGTGACGGGTAGCGGCAAGATTGGTGGGCGCGAGGTTTCAGTCGTGTCTCAGGATTTCACTGTACTAGGTGGCAGTATTGGTACCCATGCCGACCATAAGATGGGGCGCCTGATTAACCGTGCTGCGGATCGGGGTCAACCTTTGGTAATGATGTTAGAGGGTGGCGGTCACCGCATTCAAGACGGAATGAATGCCGCGCATTTTGCTGCGGCTTCACCGGTCTTTCATTTAATCAGCAGACTTTCTGGCTGGGTGCCGAATGTCACCGCCATCATGGGGCAGGGCTTTGCTGGGCCGACGGCCTATGCATCACTGTCTGATTTTGTCGTTTTGGTGCGGGAAAAATCGACCATGGGTATTGCCGGCCCTGCGTTAGTTAAAGCGGGTACAGGGCAGGAAATTTCAAAAGAAGCATTGGGCGGTGCCAGGCGCCAGGCCGACCAGCAAGGTATTGCTGATTTGGCTGTGGATACTGAAGAAGAATGCCTACAGGCCATTCAGCAATTTCTATCCTATTTGCCCAGCAATGCGGGTGAGCCTTTGCCAATCATTCCCTGTGACGATCCGATCGATCGTCGTGATGATAAGCTATTGGATTTGGTGACTGCCAATAGCCGTAAAGTTTACGATATGCGCAAAGTGATTAAAGTGATTGCAGATAAAGGCAGTGTCTTTGAGATAAAGCCGGGCTTTGCCAAAAATATGCTGACCTGCTTGGCGCGGATGAATGGTCGGCCGGTCGGTTTTTTTGCTAACCAGCCGATGCAAAAAGGCGGCATACTCGATGCGGCCGCCTGTGAAAAGGCTGCACATTTTATTGCGCTATGTGATGCATTTGGGGTTCCTTTAGTGTCCTTGATAGATATTCCCGGTATAGCCATTGGTCCCGCCGCTGAAGATACCGGGTTGGGGCGTCGCAGTGGCCGGCTGTTTTATGAAATGGGCATTGCCACCGTACCTTTGATCTCGGTGGTACTGCGCAAAGGTTATGGTGGAGGCTATTATGCTATGGGAGGTGGTCGAGGCTTTGATGCTGATGCGGCCTTTGCCTGGCCCACGGCAGAGATTTGTGCCATGTCTATCGAAGGGGCGGTGGATGTTGCCTATAAGAAAAAATACCAGTCAGCCGATGACCCGGACACTGAACGGCAGCACATGATTGACGATATCAAAGGTCAAACCGGCGCATTAGACGCGGCCCATGATTTTGGTATTGATGACGTGATTGATCCAAGAGAAACCCGTCAGCGCATTATTGAAGTGCTGGCATCCTGTCTACCCAGAAGACCAGATCGCAGCCCGCCCAGAGTGCGTTCTATTTCACCTGTCTAG
- a CDS encoding saccharopine dehydrogenase family protein, whose protein sequence is MSSPQYDVVIFGATSFVGQIIVRYFCEQFSTADAAEQVSWAIAGRSEAKLNEVKALMADKVDDIPTIVANADDLEAMRAMCEQTLVVMSTVGPYALYGDTLIQACVETGTDYCDLAGEIQWIKRMQDKYSEAALNSGARIVHSCGFDSIPSDMGVYYLQQQAKAKLGQVCSEVALRIKAASGGFSGGTFASMVNANDEMAADPELQALLEDSYAICPEDYPKQAKQHSILSHHYDENFASWSAPFMMAPINEPVVLRSNALSDYSYGKDFHYNEAILTAPGTGGKIAAVMVDKVMKIFVAATAMPLFKPLIMKIMPAPGEGPSPEAQAKGFYDIRFLGKTNDGQRIQTKLTGDRDPGYGSTAKIIAQSAVCLAKDISQQEKGGGFWTTATVFDQRLIDRLCQYAGLTFEVIDDD, encoded by the coding sequence ATGTCTAGCCCCCAATATGATGTTGTTATTTTTGGTGCCACCAGCTTTGTTGGTCAAATTATTGTGCGTTACTTTTGTGAACAGTTTTCCACCGCTGATGCGGCCGAGCAAGTCAGTTGGGCCATTGCCGGTCGATCAGAGGCCAAGCTCAATGAAGTAAAAGCCTTGATGGCAGATAAGGTTGATGATATTCCCACCATTGTTGCCAATGCTGATGACCTTGAAGCGATGCGCGCTATGTGTGAGCAAACACTGGTGGTGATGTCCACGGTTGGGCCCTATGCTTTATATGGCGATACGCTGATTCAAGCTTGTGTAGAAACCGGCACCGACTACTGTGATCTGGCGGGTGAAATCCAGTGGATTAAACGTATGCAGGACAAATATTCAGAAGCTGCTTTAAACAGCGGTGCGCGTATTGTTCATAGCTGCGGCTTTGATTCGATTCCTTCTGATATGGGTGTGTACTACTTGCAACAGCAAGCCAAAGCAAAACTGGGGCAGGTCTGCTCGGAGGTGGCTCTGCGGATTAAAGCTGCATCAGGAGGTTTTTCCGGTGGTACTTTTGCCAGCATGGTTAATGCCAATGATGAAATGGCAGCCGATCCGGAGTTACAGGCGCTGTTGGAAGATAGTTATGCGATTTGCCCTGAGGATTATCCCAAGCAGGCAAAGCAGCACAGTATTCTCAGTCACCACTATGACGAAAATTTTGCCAGCTGGTCTGCGCCATTTATGATGGCACCGATTAACGAGCCAGTGGTGCTGCGCTCCAATGCCTTAAGCGACTATAGCTATGGTAAAGACTTTCACTATAATGAAGCCATCCTGACTGCCCCCGGCACTGGCGGTAAAATTGCTGCGGTGATGGTGGACAAAGTGATGAAAATATTTGTAGCCGCCACTGCTATGCCGTTGTTTAAACCGTTAATTATGAAAATAATGCCTGCGCCTGGTGAGGGCCCCAGCCCTGAAGCGCAGGCCAAGGGTTTTTATGATATTCGCTTTTTGGGTAAAACCAACGATGGGCAGCGGATACAAACTAAACTAACCGGTGATCGTGACCCAGGTTACGGTTCAACGGCTAAAATTATTGCTCAATCTGCGGTCTGTCTGGCCAAGGATATAAGTCAGCAAGAAAAGGGCGGTGGTTTTTGGACCACGGCCACTGTTTTTGACCAGCGTTTAATTGACCGCTTATGTCAATATGCCGGTTTGACCTTTGAAGTGATTGATGACGACTAA